From a single Bacillus sp. 2205SS5-2 genomic region:
- a CDS encoding LysR family transcriptional regulator, with protein sequence MAFSEYQLLTVLAQEMNMRKAAERLFVSQPALSQRLQTIEKDWGTKLFLRSQKGLTLTPSGELVISLASEMLEREERVREEIQALDSKIHGTLKIACASIVGQNWLPQVLKKYVEKYPEAKISLMTGWSSEILKAIYENDVHIGIIRGTPDWKGPKIHLFKDQLFLVDKEINEVNQVLKTERPFIQFKSDSNYYQEIQDWWHRQFKTTPKRTIIVDQIETCKQMTFNGIGYAILPAITVNSTQEDIFKIPLTDEQNRPIQRNTWLLGYDSAFELRQVNAFVEIVQEYIECDPTLQ encoded by the coding sequence ATGGCATTTTCAGAATATCAACTACTTACGGTGTTAGCTCAAGAGATGAATATGAGAAAAGCTGCTGAACGGCTGTTTGTGTCACAACCTGCCTTATCGCAAAGACTACAAACGATTGAAAAGGATTGGGGAACCAAGCTGTTTCTCCGTTCTCAAAAAGGGTTAACTTTAACGCCGTCTGGAGAATTAGTCATTTCACTCGCTAGTGAGATGCTTGAAAGAGAAGAGCGCGTACGCGAAGAAATACAAGCATTAGATTCAAAAATACATGGTACCTTAAAGATAGCTTGTGCATCCATCGTTGGCCAAAACTGGTTGCCGCAAGTATTAAAAAAATACGTAGAAAAATACCCTGAAGCAAAAATCTCTTTAATGACGGGATGGAGCTCAGAAATTCTCAAAGCAATCTACGAAAATGACGTCCATATTGGAATTATTCGGGGAACTCCTGATTGGAAAGGTCCAAAAATCCACCTCTTTAAAGACCAATTATTCCTGGTCGACAAGGAAATTAACGAAGTGAATCAAGTCTTGAAAACAGAACGACCATTTATTCAATTCAAAAGTGACTCAAACTACTATCAGGAAATCCAAGATTGGTGGCACAGACAATTTAAAACGACCCCAAAGCGCACAATTATTGTGGATCAAATTGAAACATGCAAACAAATGACTTTCAATGGTATTGGCTATGCTATTTTACCTGCTATTACAGTGAATTCCACTCAAGAAGATATCTTTAAAATACCGTTGACAGATGAACAAAACAGGCCGATTCAACGCAATACATGGTTATTAGGATATGATTCAGCTTTCGAATTAAGACAAGTTAATGCATTTGTTGAGATCGTTCAAGAGTACATCGAATGCGATCCAACCCTTCAATAA
- a CDS encoding ABC transporter ATP-binding protein, whose product MIHIQNLTKKYGSFTALDSLNLTLEKGTVFGFVGQNGAGKSTTFSILATLLSPTSGTAYINGFNIAKEPEKVRRQIGYMPDFFGVYDQLKADEYLDFYGASYGISTEERKKLIPQLLELVNLSHKSDSYVDFLSRGMKQRLCLARSLIHDPEVLILDEPASGLDPRARVEMREILKELKNMGKTIMISSHILPELAEMCDEIGVINEGQLVAHGSVAEIQFKLQADKMIITKVRGLIESAISYFEDDPLISGIESDAETKTISFLYKGGEADQVELLRKAVQNNIPILSFKEVETNLEDIFMEITKGVELT is encoded by the coding sequence ATGATTCATATTCAAAATTTAACAAAGAAATATGGAAGCTTTACTGCTCTTGATTCGCTAAACTTAACACTTGAAAAAGGAACCGTTTTTGGTTTTGTCGGACAAAATGGTGCTGGGAAGTCAACGACGTTCTCTATTTTAGCCACCCTGCTTTCACCGACCTCGGGTACAGCCTATATCAATGGCTTTAATATTGCGAAAGAACCAGAAAAAGTTAGAAGGCAAATTGGCTATATGCCCGATTTTTTTGGCGTGTATGACCAGTTAAAAGCAGATGAGTATCTAGATTTTTATGGAGCCAGCTATGGGATTTCTACTGAGGAGAGAAAAAAGTTAATACCTCAGCTTCTAGAACTCGTTAATTTATCACACAAGAGTGATTCATATGTTGACTTTCTTTCACGGGGTATGAAACAAAGACTTTGTTTAGCAAGGTCCTTAATTCATGATCCAGAAGTGTTAATCCTAGATGAACCTGCTTCAGGACTTGATCCACGTGCTCGTGTAGAAATGAGGGAGATTTTAAAAGAGCTCAAAAATATGGGCAAGACCATCATGATCTCTTCACATATTCTTCCTGAGCTGGCTGAAATGTGTGATGAAATCGGTGTGATTAATGAAGGTCAGCTTGTCGCTCACGGGTCTGTAGCGGAAATCCAATTTAAATTACAAGCAGATAAAATGATTATTACAAAGGTGAGAGGCCTAATAGAGAGTGCTATTTCTTATTTTGAAGATGACCCGCTTATCAGTGGAATTGAAAGTGACGCTGAAACTAAAACCATCTCCTTCTTATATAAAGGCGGGGAAGCAGATCAAGTTGAACTCCTTCGTAAAGCGGTTCAAAATAATATTCCGATTCTGTCATTCAAAGAAGTTGAGACGAATTTGGAAGATATCTTTATGGAAATTACGAAAGGAGTGGAACTTACATGA
- a CDS encoding sensor domain-containing protein: MDEQLLEKKETTFTSSHLESILYQMINDHISDMVFIMKVESGPTYRYVYANTRGLQAAGIDETALGQLMNKQLSSELYEILHKMYDNVLHSKKKRVFFDEVYSHEKDQITYNESVLTPIFTDKGKVDYIVSITRDFTALVQEKQKLEESNQKFHSLIEHNLDAIISLDQVGVVISANSSAIQLFESSPKKMSEMNIFDFFQKQDRSLVLKTISETLKGKAREIKSCTILNRRGISMTIHAKFIPIIIEDDVCGIYMIARDLTQQWENLEKIKYLSVHDQLTGLWNRRALLEHIDVSILENKDEKSELSVLYIDLDRFKFFNDTLGHHSGDLILVSLAERLSSLTSGSAQLYRQGGDEFIFFLKNHTKQETDRFAQKIVNLFNHPLLIKGQEYYMTPSIGISMYPTNGLNAESLIKNADQALFQVKERGRAHYRFYQSKMHDVFPNNILMEAHLKRAIEKNELKLHYQPQINLITGEINSLEGLLRWNNQKFGVVSPGLFIQLAEETGLILPIGEWVINHACAQLGHWIKKGINNLRVAINISPKQFGQEQLPEIIQKALLENNVPAHCLEIEITEGALFDPRETLSMLQRLKELGIIISVDDFGTGYSSLNYLKRFPIDILKIDQSFVKDMIHGSKDAAIAQTIIKLAHSLGMEVVAEGVEHEEQANLLKESHCEKAQGFLYSQAVSAEEIEKYLLVR; encoded by the coding sequence ATGGATGAACAACTGCTAGAAAAAAAAGAAACAACTTTTACATCATCGCACCTTGAAAGCATCCTTTACCAAATGATTAACGATCATATATCTGATATGGTTTTTATTATGAAAGTAGAGTCTGGACCTACATATCGGTATGTGTATGCGAACACAAGGGGTTTACAAGCGGCTGGAATTGATGAGACCGCTTTAGGTCAGTTGATGAATAAACAATTATCTAGTGAATTATATGAAATCCTTCACAAAATGTATGATAATGTTCTTCATAGCAAGAAGAAAAGGGTATTTTTTGATGAAGTATACAGCCATGAAAAGGACCAAATAACTTACAATGAATCCGTTCTGACTCCAATATTTACCGATAAAGGTAAGGTTGATTACATTGTTTCAATTACAAGAGACTTCACGGCTCTTGTGCAAGAAAAGCAAAAACTTGAAGAAAGTAACCAAAAATTCCATTCTTTAATCGAACATAACTTGGATGCTATTATTTCTCTAGACCAAGTTGGAGTAGTAATAAGTGCAAATTCTTCAGCTATTCAACTGTTTGAATCTTCACCAAAAAAGATGTCTGAAATGAACATTTTTGATTTTTTTCAAAAGCAAGATAGATCGTTAGTTCTAAAAACAATCTCTGAGACGTTAAAAGGCAAGGCAAGGGAGATTAAATCGTGCACAATATTAAATAGGCGAGGTATCAGCATGACCATTCATGCAAAGTTCATTCCTATTATTATTGAAGATGATGTTTGTGGTATTTATATGATTGCGCGTGACTTGACACAGCAATGGGAAAACCTTGAGAAAATAAAATACCTATCTGTTCATGACCAATTAACTGGTTTATGGAATCGGCGAGCTCTTCTTGAGCATATCGATGTATCTATTTTGGAGAATAAAGATGAAAAAAGTGAGTTATCAGTGTTGTATATTGACCTAGATCGTTTCAAATTTTTTAATGATACACTAGGTCATCACTCAGGTGATCTAATTCTAGTCAGCCTTGCAGAACGCTTGAGCTCGCTAACAAGTGGCAGTGCTCAGCTTTATCGTCAAGGTGGTGATGAATTTATCTTCTTTTTGAAAAATCACACAAAGCAAGAGACGGACCGATTTGCTCAGAAAATAGTGAATCTCTTTAATCATCCTCTGTTAATAAAGGGGCAAGAATACTATATGACGCCATCGATTGGCATCAGTATGTACCCCACTAATGGATTAAATGCAGAAAGTTTAATAAAAAATGCAGATCAAGCTCTATTTCAAGTGAAGGAAAGAGGTCGTGCCCACTATCGTTTTTATCAAAGTAAGATGCATGATGTTTTTCCAAATAATATCTTAATGGAAGCCCATTTAAAAAGAGCGATTGAAAAAAATGAATTGAAACTACATTATCAACCTCAAATAAATCTTATAACAGGGGAAATAAATAGTTTGGAAGGGTTATTGCGTTGGAATAATCAAAAATTTGGTGTAGTATCACCAGGTTTGTTCATTCAATTAGCAGAAGAAACGGGCCTTATTTTACCAATTGGAGAATGGGTCATTAACCATGCATGTGCTCAACTCGGACACTGGATAAAGAAAGGGATAAACAATCTCCGAGTTGCGATTAATATTTCCCCGAAGCAGTTTGGGCAAGAGCAATTACCAGAAATTATTCAAAAAGCTTTATTGGAAAATAACGTTCCAGCTCACTGTCTTGAAATTGAAATTACTGAAGGCGCTTTGTTTGACCCTCGTGAAACCCTGTCAATGCTGCAAAGGTTAAAAGAGTTAGGTATTATCATATCGGTCGATGATTTTGGAACAGGTTATTCATCATTAAATTATTTGAAAAGGTTCCCGATTGACATATTGAAGATTGATCAATCTTTTGTAAAAGACATGATTCATGGTTCCAAGGACGCAGCTATTGCACAAACCATCATCAAACTTGCTCATAGTTTAGGAATGGAAGTTGTAGCAGAAGGTGTAGAACATGAGGAGCAAGCGAATTTGCTAAAAGAGTCGCATTGTGAGAAAGCACAAGGTTTTTTATATAGCCAAGCTGTTAGTGCAGAGGAAATCGAGAAATATTTACTTGTAAGGTGA
- the dapD gene encoding 2,3,4,5-tetrahydropyridine-2,6-dicarboxylate N-acetyltransferase produces MTMMNANEIISFIQNSKKATPVKVYLKGDLESICFDKDVQAFINKDNGVVFGEWTSIQQTLAENKEKIEDFVVEADRRNSAIPLLDMKNVKARIEPGAIIRDQVEIGDNAVIMMGAMINIGSVIGSGTMIDMNVVLGGRATVGKNCHIGAGAVLAGVIEPPSAQPVVVEDEVVIGANAVILEGVTIGKGSVVAAGAVVVENVPPYTVVAGTPAKVIKKIDEKTKSKTEIKHELRQL; encoded by the coding sequence ATGACCATGATGAATGCAAATGAAATTATTTCTTTCATTCAAAATAGCAAAAAAGCGACGCCAGTCAAAGTGTACCTAAAAGGAGACTTGGAAAGTATTTGCTTTGATAAAGATGTTCAGGCTTTTATTAATAAAGATAATGGGGTCGTGTTCGGAGAATGGACATCCATTCAACAGACACTCGCAGAAAACAAAGAGAAAATTGAAGATTTTGTCGTCGAGGCTGATCGTCGAAATTCTGCCATTCCACTTCTGGATATGAAAAACGTTAAAGCCCGTATAGAGCCAGGAGCTATTATTAGGGATCAAGTCGAAATTGGTGATAATGCTGTCATAATGATGGGGGCGATGATAAACATCGGTTCTGTTATTGGCTCTGGTACAATGATCGATATGAATGTTGTACTTGGGGGGCGCGCTACTGTTGGTAAGAACTGTCATATCGGAGCAGGAGCGGTTTTAGCTGGAGTGATTGAACCACCTTCTGCCCAACCTGTTGTCGTGGAAGATGAAGTGGTTATTGGAGCTAATGCGGTTATCCTTGAAGGGGTTACTATAGGGAAAGGCTCTGTTGTCGCAGCTGGGGCAGTAGTGGTTGAAAATGTACCACCCTATACCGTGGTTGCTGGAACGCCTGCAAAGGTCATTAAGAAAATTGATGAAAAAACAAAATCCAAGACCGAAATAAAACATGAATTACGTCAATTATAG
- a CDS encoding glutaredoxin family protein: protein MNQIILYTQPDCPPCEIVKLFLQDRNITYIEKNIKKDANAKKELIEKYQSYSTPTVIVNQTTITGFNLDALNTALELEE from the coding sequence TTGAATCAAATTATTCTCTACACACAGCCTGATTGCCCTCCATGTGAAATCGTGAAACTTTTTTTACAAGATAGAAATATTACCTATATTGAAAAAAACATAAAAAAAGATGCTAACGCAAAAAAAGAATTAATCGAAAAATATCAATCATATTCGACACCTACTGTAATCGTGAACCAAACTACAATCACTGGTTTTAACTTGGACGCACTTAACACAGCACTTGAACTTGAAGAATAA
- a CDS encoding N-acetyldiaminopimelate deacetylase, translating into MNSQFIHIRRDLHKIPEKGFREYKTQAYLLNYLGSLPQERIEIKKWKTGLLVKVRGSEGAKSIGYRADMDGLPIEEATNLDFQSDHPGYMHACGHDFHMSIALGVLTHFVNFPIHHHMIFLFQPAEEGPGGAEPLLNSEEFKEWMPDIIMALHIAPEYPVGTVAVREGLLFANTSELFIDFKGKGGHAAYPHQTKDMILASSTLVTQLQSIVSRNIDPLESVVVTIGKMTAGTVQNVIAENARLEGTIRTLAPHTMTKVKNRIESLVKGIELAFECSVSIDYGSNYYQVFNEEKNTSHFMEFVESYKEASLVICQEAMTGEDFGYMLKEIPGFMFWLGVDTPYGLHHSRLNPKEEAIDFAIGLLTEYIESI; encoded by the coding sequence ATGAATAGCCAATTTATTCATATTAGAAGAGACTTGCATAAAATTCCAGAAAAGGGATTTCGAGAATATAAAACACAAGCTTATTTGTTAAACTATTTAGGCTCGTTGCCACAAGAACGAATAGAAATCAAAAAGTGGAAAACCGGACTTTTAGTCAAAGTGAGAGGTAGTGAAGGGGCTAAATCGATCGGCTATCGAGCTGACATGGATGGATTGCCAATTGAAGAGGCTACGAACCTAGATTTTCAATCCGATCATCCAGGATATATGCACGCTTGTGGTCATGATTTTCATATGAGCATAGCCTTAGGTGTTTTAACACATTTTGTGAATTTTCCTATCCATCATCATATGATATTTCTCTTTCAACCGGCTGAAGAAGGACCAGGTGGAGCAGAGCCGCTTTTGAATAGTGAAGAATTTAAAGAATGGATGCCTGATATCATTATGGCACTTCATATTGCCCCGGAGTATCCAGTTGGAACTGTTGCAGTCAGAGAAGGCTTACTTTTTGCAAATACGTCAGAGCTTTTTATTGATTTTAAAGGAAAAGGGGGACATGCGGCATACCCTCACCAAACAAAAGATATGATTTTAGCCTCCTCAACTTTAGTAACTCAACTCCAATCCATCGTTTCAAGAAATATTGATCCATTGGAAAGTGTTGTAGTAACAATTGGAAAAATGACAGCTGGAACTGTTCAAAATGTGATTGCTGAAAATGCAAGGCTAGAAGGAACTATTCGTACTCTAGCACCTCATACGATGACGAAAGTTAAAAATAGAATTGAATCCCTTGTTAAAGGAATCGAGCTTGCTTTTGAATGCAGTGTATCCATCGATTACGGAAGTAATTATTATCAAGTATTTAACGAAGAGAAGAACACAAGTCACTTTATGGAGTTTGTTGAATCCTACAAAGAGGCTTCGTTAGTCATTTGCCAAGAAGCTATGACGGGTGAAGACTTCGGCTACATGCTGAAAGAAATTCCAGGATTCATGTTTTGGCTAGGTGTAGATACACCATATGGACTTCATCATTCTAGATTAAATCCCAAAGAAGAAGCCATTGATTTTGCTATTGGCCTTCTAACTGAATATATTGAATCTATATAA
- the fadH gene encoding 2,4-dienoyl-CoA reductase — translation MEDKVVIVTGGSSGMGKYMAKKFADENWNVLITGRNKERLEEARNEIQKDKGRIEVFQMDVREEEHIDGMVQYAHETFGRIDSLVNNAAGNFICPADKLSFNGWNSVINIVLNGTFYCSSKVGQYWIEKGIKGSIINMVATYAWNAGAGVAHSAAAKAGVLSLTRTLAVEWGHQYGIRVNAIAPGPIEKTGGAEKLWVSEEAAKRTIDSVPLKRLGQPEEIAELAFFLLSDKAGYINGDCITMDGGQWLNRFPF, via the coding sequence ATGGAGGATAAAGTTGTTATTGTTACAGGTGGATCAAGTGGAATGGGAAAGTATATGGCCAAGAAATTTGCTGATGAAAATTGGAATGTATTAATTACGGGTCGAAACAAAGAAAGATTAGAAGAAGCAAGGAATGAAATTCAAAAAGATAAAGGCAGAATAGAAGTGTTTCAAATGGATGTGCGCGAAGAAGAACATATTGATGGAATGGTCCAATACGCTCACGAAACTTTCGGGCGAATTGATTCTTTAGTGAATAATGCAGCTGGAAACTTTATTTGTCCAGCAGATAAATTATCATTTAATGGTTGGAATTCTGTCATCAATATCGTTTTGAATGGTACTTTTTATTGTTCAAGTAAGGTAGGACAATACTGGATTGAGAAAGGAATTAAAGGCAGTATCATCAATATGGTGGCAACTTACGCATGGAATGCAGGAGCGGGAGTGGCACATTCTGCAGCTGCAAAAGCAGGTGTATTGTCTTTGACAAGAACACTTGCAGTGGAGTGGGGTCATCAGTATGGAATACGAGTCAATGCTATCGCTCCTGGGCCGATCGAAAAAACAGGTGGGGCAGAAAAACTATGGGTATCAGAAGAAGCTGCCAAAAGAACGATTGATAGTGTCCCACTAAAACGACTTGGTCAACCGGAAGAAATTGCAGAACTAGCCTTTTTTCTTTTATCTGATAAAGCGGGTTATATTAATGGTGACTGTATTACTATGGACGGGGGTCAATGGTTAAATCGCTTTCCATTTTAA
- the cbpB gene encoding cyclic-di-AMP-binding protein CbpB codes for MISLQNKELLETSIEKFIISSQKVAHVQLGNSIEHALLILTKSGYSAIPVLDARFHFHGLISSALITDSILGLERIEFEKLNEKKVEDVMKSEVPTIKIHTKFEQALTLLIDHPFLCVIDQEGYFEGILTRRSMLKELTRHVHFYKR; via the coding sequence ATGATTTCATTACAAAACAAAGAGTTATTGGAAACATCTATTGAAAAGTTTATTATTTCTTCTCAAAAAGTTGCTCATGTTCAGCTCGGAAACTCGATAGAACACGCGTTATTAATTTTAACCAAAAGTGGTTATTCCGCAATTCCTGTATTAGATGCACGCTTTCATTTTCATGGGTTAATTAGTTCTGCACTCATTACGGACAGTATTTTAGGCTTAGAAAGAATTGAATTTGAAAAACTTAATGAAAAAAAAGTAGAAGATGTAATGAAAAGTGAAGTTCCCACTATTAAAATCCACACGAAATTTGAGCAAGCTCTAACCCTATTGATTGATCATCCTTTTCTGTGCGTAATAGATCAAGAAGGTTACTTCGAAGGGATTTTAACAAGAAGAAGTATGTTAAAAGAATTAACGAGACATGTTCATTTTTACAAAAGGTAG
- a CDS encoding YkuJ family protein, with translation MSQLMGIIQRLKTMQETQENGEVPQRFFEINGKKLCQVKYFPTTDTFELEVYLADKKSNKYPFDDIDITAIEIFELLQEESS, from the coding sequence ATGTCTCAATTAATGGGAATTATTCAAAGATTAAAAACGATGCAAGAAACACAAGAAAACGGTGAAGTTCCTCAACGTTTCTTCGAAATCAATGGTAAAAAACTATGTCAAGTGAAGTATTTCCCAACAACGGATACTTTTGAATTAGAAGTCTACTTAGCAGATAAGAAATCTAATAAGTATCCATTTGATGATATCGATATTACGGCAATAGAAATTTTTGAACTTTTACAAGAAGAAAGTAGCTAA
- a CDS encoding RNA degradosome polyphosphate kinase: METEKLTPINLYDFSLPEYYNNRELSWLAFNERVLEEALDEHNPLLEKMKFLAIFSSNLDEFFMVRVAGLKDQVKANFYKPENKAGLTPKQQLETISEKNHELVQLQNETFTMEIMSSLQKEGVFLIKKEELNGRQKEYVRTYFEEQIYPVLTPMAVDAYRPFPMLLNKSLNIVVILKDKNANHVEKLPQSKVAIVQVPSVLKRYVRLPSEDGRNFYILLEDVIQEQISLVFNGFEVLSTCPFRITRNADMTIHEEGARDLLLEIEKELKKRKWGSAVRLEVSEEIDSKVLGYLLEELEVHKDDVYEINGPLDLTFLFSFLKELMPQREHLAYQAFIPQPPMDLSSHEDLFEKCLLEDLLFHHPYESFEPIVDFVADAANDPDVLAIKQTLYRVSGDSPVIEALKRAAENGKQVTVLVELKARFDEENNVQWAKELEKAGCHVIYGMTYLKTHSKITLVVRRKNGHIERFVHLGTGNYNDQTAKLYTDIGLITSKRKFGIDATNFFNYLSGFSEKPSFHHLVVAPFDIRNEFINLIDAEIEVHHKYGNGRIVCKMNSLTDKVLIMKLYEASSVGVKVDLIIRGICCLRPGITNVSENIRVISIVGRFLEHSRIYYFHHNGEGKMYLSSADMMTRNMVKRVEILFPIFDGRLKKRLKNLLELELRNNVKSREQDATGKYYYVKRSKGEEAVDSQFETSKESYQLLEDEE; this comes from the coding sequence AAACTTACTCCTATCAATCTATATGATTTTTCTTTACCAGAATATTATAATAATAGAGAATTAAGTTGGCTTGCTTTTAATGAAAGAGTGTTGGAGGAAGCATTAGACGAGCATAATCCCCTTCTTGAAAAAATGAAGTTTTTAGCCATTTTTAGTAGTAATTTAGATGAGTTTTTTATGGTTAGAGTGGCTGGTCTCAAAGATCAAGTCAAGGCAAATTTTTATAAACCCGAAAATAAAGCAGGCTTGACACCGAAACAACAACTCGAAACAATCAGTGAAAAGAATCATGAGTTAGTTCAATTGCAAAATGAAACGTTTACTATGGAAATTATGTCTTCATTGCAAAAAGAGGGCGTCTTTTTAATAAAGAAAGAAGAGTTAAACGGTCGTCAAAAAGAGTATGTGAGAACATATTTTGAAGAACAAATCTATCCGGTTCTTACACCAATGGCAGTTGATGCTTATCGACCTTTTCCTATGCTTTTAAATAAAAGCTTAAATATTGTGGTTATTTTAAAAGACAAAAATGCCAATCATGTTGAAAAGCTCCCTCAGTCAAAGGTAGCGATTGTTCAAGTACCTTCTGTATTGAAACGATATGTTCGTCTCCCTTCAGAGGATGGAAGAAACTTTTACATTTTGCTTGAGGATGTGATACAAGAACAAATTTCACTTGTTTTTAACGGCTTTGAGGTTCTGTCTACCTGCCCTTTCCGTATTACACGGAATGCAGATATGACGATACATGAAGAAGGAGCTCGTGATCTTTTATTAGAGATTGAAAAAGAACTTAAAAAAAGAAAATGGGGCTCTGCTGTTCGACTAGAAGTGAGCGAGGAGATTGACTCAAAGGTTCTTGGCTATTTACTTGAAGAATTAGAGGTACACAAAGATGATGTATATGAAATTAATGGTCCGCTAGACTTAACGTTCTTGTTTTCCTTTCTAAAAGAACTAATGCCTCAGAGGGAACATTTAGCCTACCAAGCGTTTATTCCACAACCTCCTATGGATTTGTCTTCACATGAAGACTTATTCGAAAAATGTTTACTCGAAGATTTACTCTTTCACCACCCCTATGAATCGTTTGAACCAATAGTAGATTTTGTTGCAGATGCAGCAAATGATCCTGATGTATTGGCGATTAAACAAACCTTATACAGAGTAAGTGGTGATTCTCCTGTTATTGAAGCACTGAAGAGAGCGGCTGAAAATGGCAAACAAGTGACCGTACTGGTTGAATTAAAAGCTCGATTTGATGAAGAAAATAATGTTCAATGGGCGAAAGAACTAGAAAAAGCAGGATGTCATGTAATTTATGGTATGACGTATCTAAAAACACATAGTAAAATCACTTTAGTAGTAAGAAGAAAAAACGGACATATTGAACGATTCGTTCACCTAGGTACAGGTAATTATAATGATCAAACGGCAAAACTATATACAGATATTGGTTTGATTACTTCGAAGAGGAAATTCGGTATCGATGCTACAAATTTTTTTAATTACTTAAGCGGGTTTAGTGAAAAGCCGTCTTTCCATCACTTGGTTGTCGCTCCTTTTGACATTCGAAATGAATTTATCAATTTAATTGACGCAGAAATTGAAGTTCATCATAAGTATGGAAATGGTCGGATTGTGTGTAAAATGAATTCACTAACGGATAAAGTGCTTATTATGAAACTATATGAAGCATCCTCAGTTGGTGTAAAGGTTGATTTAATAATAAGAGGTATTTGTTGTTTGCGTCCAGGTATCACCAATGTTAGTGAAAATATCCGGGTCATAAGTATTGTCGGTCGATTTCTAGAACACAGTAGAATTTATTACTTTCACCATAATGGTGAAGGGAAAATGTATTTATCCTCAGCCGATATGATGACACGAAATATGGTAAAACGAGTTGAAATTTTATTTCCTATATTTGATGGAAGATTAAAAAAACGACTAAAAAACTTATTAGAATTAGAACTGAGAAATAATGTGAAATCAAGAGAGCAAGACGCAACTGGTAAATATTATTACGTGAAACGAAGCAAAGGCGAAGAAGCTGTCGATAGCCAATTTGAAACATCAAAGGAATCGTATCAATTATTGGAAGATGAAGAATAA